GTCATCGAGGGGTTGAGGAATGCGTTCAAAGAACGAGTTGTCCGCAAAGAGGTCAGAAGCTACGCCATTACCTACGATGCATTGGTAAGGCCCGAGCCTCACTTAGAAAAATGCGATACCGTAACTATTGACTATTTCGACACCCGAAACGGCCAACTGGCGCTCTATTATTATCCCTACAAGCTTGACGAGGATTTCAACGTGGTTTTTGGTGAACCTTGGGCAGCCTTAGCGACCTAAACAGCTGCGTGAAAGTTATTCACCAAAAAAGCACGCCGGCACGCCCGCCACGCCCGGCTCGGCCGCAAACACGTTGCCACTCAACGGACACTGCTGCAGCTGCTGCGGCGTGAGGCCCGCCCGCGCCGTGGTGATGTAGAGCGTGCGCAGGTCCGGCCCGCCGAAGGCGCAGGACGAGGTGAACGGCGCGGGCGCCTGCACGACTTGCAGCAGGGCGCCCGTTTCGGGGTCGTAGCGGTGCACGCGGCCGGCGCCCCACAGGGCCACCCACAGCTTGCCTTCGGCGTCAAGAGTCATGCCATCGGGGCTGCCGCTGGCTTCGGGGATGCGAATGAAAACGCGCGGGTTGGCAATGGCGCCGGTGGCGTGGTCGTAAGCAAAGGCCCGCACGGCGCGGGTGGCCGTGTCGATGTAGTACATCGTGCGCTGGTCCAGGGACCAGGCCAAGCCGTTGGAGTTGGTGACGTGGCGGAGCATGACGTGGGTGCTGCCGTCGGGGTCGAAGCGGTAGAGGGTGCCGGCTTGGGCACGGCCCTGCAGGTCGAAAGTGCCCACCCAGAAGCGGCCCGCCGGGTCGCATTTGCCATCGTTGAAGCGCAGGTACTCGTCGGTGAGCGGGTCGGCCAAGCGAGTGAGGTGGCCGTTGTCGAGGTCGATTTCGTGGATGCCGGACTGCAGGGCCACCAGCGCGTGGCCGTTGCGCATGGGCACGACGGTGCCGATGCGTTTGCCGGTGGGGTAGCGCCGGTCTTCGCCCGTGGCGGGGTCGAACACGTGCAGGGCCCGCCCTTCGATGTCGACCCAGTACAGCCGCGCCGTTTCCGGGTTCCAGAGGGCACCTTCGCCCAGCTTGGCCTGCGCAGACAGAATGGATTCGGCTTGCATGACGAGCAGCTTTGGCTAGTGGCTGGGCGTGGAGAGGTGGTGTTGAAGAACGGCAAAATGGCCGTTCAGGGTTACTTCCTCGGCGGTTTTGGTGCGCACGGGGCACCGCCCGGCAATGCCCAGCGCCTGCAAAGCGGCGCCGTAGAGCTGCACCAGCACGGGCTCGCCCGCCAGCGTGATGCCGGCCGGGATGTTCGCCCGCAGCTCATTGCACTCGTTACCGATGAGCAGGCCACTTAAGTAGAAATAATTTTCCGGCTTGCTGGCTTTTTTAAACAAGTCGTTGGTGCGCACCAGAAAAGCATTGTGCAGCAAATTGGCTTCTTGGCTGGTGCGCACGCCTTGCTCAAACCATACGCGGTTCTTCCCTTCCTCCAGCTTGCCGCTTTCTGCCACCGACGCCGCCAGGATGCTTTTGGTAGAAAGCAGCGAGAAAAGCTCGCCGGTCATGTAGGTTTTCAGCGAAACGGCCTGGCCATGTTGCACCAGCACGTGCTTGGCGTGAGTACCGGGGTGCAGGAAAAGCTGCTTCTCTGCCGTGTTTTCGAACCGGCAGCCCACCAGCTGTACTTCCTCGCCGCGCATCACGTCGTCGGCACTTTTCACGCCCGAAATCAGCAGTACTTCGTGCCGGAAGTCGGCCGTGGCGGCAATGGTTTCCGTGGCCAGGTCGGAGCCATCGGTGGCAAAGGGCAGCGGCTTGTACGGCACCTCCTTCATACCCACCGTGGAGGACGCCATGCCCGAAATAATCACCGGCACGTCATCCAGCGGGGTTTTCACGGCTTCCTCCAGCTTCTTTAGATGACGTTGAACAATGGCCAGGTAAAACGCCACGCGCTGCTCAGCGGGCTGGCCGGCCTGCTTCCAC
This DNA window, taken from Hymenobacter sp. 5317J-9, encodes the following:
- a CDS encoding SMP-30/gluconolactonase/LRE family protein — translated: MQAESILSAQAKLGEGALWNPETARLYWVDIEGRALHVFDPATGEDRRYPTGKRIGTVVPMRNGHALVALQSGIHEIDLDNGHLTRLADPLTDEYLRFNDGKCDPAGRFWVGTFDLQGRAQAGTLYRFDPDGSTHVMLRHVTNSNGLAWSLDQRTMYYIDTATRAVRAFAYDHATGAIANPRVFIRIPEASGSPDGMTLDAEGKLWVALWGAGRVHRYDPETGALLQVVQAPAPFTSSCAFGGPDLRTLYITTARAGLTPQQLQQCPLSGNVFAAEPGVAGVPACFFGE
- a CDS encoding 2-dehydro-3-deoxygalactonokinase is translated as MDPKTTFLSCDWGTSSFRLRLVERETLKILAEESSKEGNAATAELWKQAGQPAEQRVAFYLAIVQRHLKKLEEAVKTPLDDVPVIISGMASSTVGMKEVPYKPLPFATDGSDLATETIAATADFRHEVLLISGVKSADDVMRGEEVQLVGCRFENTAEKQLFLHPGTHAKHVLVQHGQAVSLKTYMTGELFSLLSTKSILAASVAESGKLEEGKNRVWFEQGVRTSQEANLLHNAFLVRTNDLFKKASKPENYFYLSGLLIGNECNELRANIPAGITLAGEPVLVQLYGAALQALGIAGRCPVRTKTAEEVTLNGHFAVLQHHLSTPSH